The following are encoded in a window of Scophthalmus maximus strain ysfricsl-2021 chromosome 2, ASM2237912v1, whole genome shotgun sequence genomic DNA:
- the LOC118300113 gene encoding ependymin-2, translating to MKLLAVFVCLLAGCLAGKPHPCSSPPLLSGALTVSTQNEKLWAYTQYLYDALGQRIRLKELVIYENKTLTYDALLLFREATMYEIVDSNHTCKKRPLKTNFQPLEIPKTAALLGQVVVGSSSGPGEGLLVNTWTGDLPDQGGKFMTTVTEFGCIPVSTVYHTEQFGWTVTSFFNNVIGISDPGQLNPPDFCADAEMKDSTEEPADFLSLFLKKH from the exons ATGAAACTCTTAGCAGTATTCGTTTGCTTACTGGCAGGCTGCCTGGCCGGGAAGCCTCATCCATGCT CAAGTCCTCCTCTCCTGAGTGGAGCTCTCACTgtg TCCACACAGAATGAAAAGCTGTGGGCCTATACCCAGTACCTGTATGATGCACTTGGACAGCGGATACGACTCAAGGAGCTGGTCATTTATGAGAATAAGACCCTCACCTATGATGCTCTTCTGCTCTTCAGAGAG GCCACCATGTATGAGATTGTTGATTCTAACCATACGTGCAAGAAGAGGCCCCTGAAGACAAACTTCCAGCCTCTGGAAATCCCCAAAACTGCAGCTTTGCTGGGCCAAGTTGTCGTGGGCAGCTCGTCTGGACCAGGAGAGGGGCTCCTGGTCAACACCTGGACGGGAGATCTGCCCGACcaaggag GAAAGTTCATGACAACGGTCACTGAATTCGGATGCATTCCGGTCAGCACTGTGTACCACACTGAGCAGTTCGGATGGACAGTGACAAG CTTCTTTAACAATGTCATCGGGATTTCGGACCCGGGTCAGCTAAACCCTCCGGACTTCTGCGCGGATGCAGAGATGAAGGACAGCACAGAAGAGCCAGCAGACTTCCTCAGCTTGTTCCTCAAAAAGCATTAA
- the LOC118300776 gene encoding ependymin, producing the protein MRVLVLFSCLSVGCLSQRPQQCESPPLLTGHLSVSTQNEQLMVFAKYSYDALGERIRLRDFGTYKNKTFHRDVLLLYRQGVMYEINYKARSCCKKPLNDDFHPLAVPTNSSLLGQVVLGSSSGPGQGVLVNTWGGELQSKEGKAEYMSTVTEFGCIPVTTLVHSSSGWVVTSFYNNVIGLVDPEDLIPPSFCKGACLERQEPVTFFSLF; encoded by the exons ATGAGAGTCCTCGTCCTGTTTTCTTGCCTGTCAGTGGGCTGCCTCTCTCAGAGACCACAACAATGCG AATCCCCACCGCTGCTGACCGGACACTTGTCTGTC tccACCCAAAACGAGCAGCTGATGGTCTTCGCCAAGTACAGCTACGATGCACTGGGAGAGCGCATCCGCCTCAGAGATTTTGGGACTTACAAAAACAAGACCTTCCACCGTGATGTACTTCTACTCTACAGACAG GGTGTTATGTACGAGATTAACTACAAGGCCCGCTCGTGCTGCAAGAAGCCACTGAATGACGACTTCCACCCGCTGGCAGTCCCTACAAACTCTTCCCTGCTGGGACAGGTAGTGTTGGGCAGCTCCTCTGGCCCAGGTCAGGGGGTCCTGGTCAACACCTGGGGAGGGGAGCTGCAGTCAAAGGAGGGAAAAG CAGAGTACATGAGCACCGTCACTGAGTTTGGATGTATTCCAGTCACCACTCTGGTACACAGCAGCAGTGGCTGGGTAGTGACCAG CTTTTATAACAACGTCATCGGACTCGTAGACCCTGAGGatctcatccctccatctttctgcaAGGGCGCATGTCTGGAGAGACAGGAGCCAGTAACCTTCTTCAgcctgttttaa